CTCCATATACTTTTTTTGAAGCTGTGTTCTCAGATTTCAACCGGGGCACGGTCACGCCGGTCAGCTGCTGTATTGCGCTTCGGTAACAATCGTCAAGATCTTCGAGCCGCATCACCAGCACATCACAATAATCACTGCTATACATGCCGTACCCCCTGTCGTGCGGAAACGGCGAGTCATAGACATCGATGTCAAAGATAGCCTTCAGCTCCTCATCAAACCACGTCAGGGGATCGGAATCAAAATAATCAATCCCGTTCTTATGCAGATAGTGATTCAGAAAGAGATCCTTCAGCTCTTCCGCAATTTTTTCTGGTCCGTTTTGGCTCAGTTCTTTCTGAAAATCATACGCATAGAACCGTTCCGCGTTCTGAAAAAAAGAAGAGACATACTTGGCCATTGGATCCCTTGTCAGGCTGATCACGCTGAGGCTCTCCCGGCTCCAGGCCTTTTTTTTCATCATCCGCCGCAGGAAGTATCCGTCTGAAATGTAATCGGGCAAAATATTCACCTGAATGTTCTGTTCCGCAGCCTTTTTATACAGTTTTCTATGAAACTGCTGATCCTTCTTTAAATTTTCCGGGTTCAAATAGTGTACATCGTACACAAAGGCGTCTTTTTTGTGATTCTGCAAAAGGCCTGATACGGTGGTAGAGCCCACCTTTCCCATGGTATAGACAATAATGGCGTTCGGCTTCAGGTTCTTGTACAATGCCGCATACCTCAGGAGCCTCGCAACCGGGGCATGGCTGCGTTTAAGGTTTCTGAGAGTATGTTGAATGCCTGTGGGTACCACAGCTTATATAATTAAATATTTTGAGAATTAACTAAATCTATGCCATTTGGAAGTGATCATCACCACCGTTGCTTCTGTAGCACTCGCTCCTGCTTTGGGAACGTTAGTCATTCATTTTTGATGCTCTGAATAATGTGCCAATGAAATCCGTAACGCGGCAACAATGTTTACATACAGTCTCTATCAAATGCATATTTTTCGGCTATAAAATGCTTCGGCGTATTTCGTTTTCGATGCGCACTCAATCCCGCGAACCCTCATCATGGATGTAATCAGCTCCCGGTCGAACCAGTGCTTCTCCAGCTGACTCTGAAAGCTGCTGAACAGAATCCCGTTTTTTTGGTCCACCGTCTGCTCATCCAGGGGGACAAACAAGTTCGGATTGCCCAGATCCCCGTCATATTTAGGTATTTCATACTCCAGAATCATGTGATTCCGGAACGTATTCCAGGTGAGTTCGTGGATGGTGCGATGATCCTGGTGCCGGTCTTGTCGTGTGTGTGTAAAAATCAGATCGGGATTGAATTCCTTTTTAAGCGACTCAAACTCCTCTTTCACTTTTGTCCAGGAGTCGGGCAGAAAGCCGTCTCTGTAACTCATCACCCGGATATCCTTGTCGGGAACAGAAGCCAGAAACTCGTTCGCACTCACTTCCGCCTCCTGTTTTCGGATCTCATTCGAGCAGAATACCACCCAGGTTACCTTTTCCACGCTGTACTTTTCAAGAAGCTTCAGAACCGTACCGCCGCACCCGATTTCAATGTCGTCGCAATGAGCTCCCAGGCACAATATGTTCAGCCCGCGTTCTTTGCTTTCCGGTAAATTTAGCTCAATCATCCTGGTTGGTTTCTTTTTTCCCACACTTTCCATGGCGTCTGTCCGGCCGCATAGAGATCATCGAACAGCTGCTTGTCCTTAAACGTGTCCAGTGCCGCCCAGAAGCCGTCGTATTTGTAACCGTGCAGCTGTCGCTCTTTGATTAGCCGCTGAAAAGGCTCCACAACCAGCTCCTCACCTTCACCAATGTAGTTGAAGATCTCCTTTTTAAATACGAAAAAGCCGGCGTTGATCCACAATCCCGAATCGCCGATATGGCTGATGCTTTTCACATCGCCGTTTCCGCCCATATCCACCACATGAAAGCTCTGCGTGGGCTGATAGGCCAGAAAGGAGCCGACCCGGTCGATCTCCTTGAACTCGTCGATCATCTCATTCAGCGGAAGATCGCTCAGCCCGTCACTGTAGTTAGCCAGAAACATCTCCTCGCCCTCCAGAAAGGGCTCCACCTGTTTCAGTCGCTGTCCCACATTGGAGGTCATCCCCGTATCCACAAAGGTGATGTTCCAGTCGTCCAGGTCGCTGTGCAGCAGTTCGATATTCCTGCTGCCCTTGTTCAGTACAAAATCGTTGGACACATACTCCTCGTACTCCACAAAATAGCGCTTGATGTAATCTCCCTTGTAGCCCAGACAGAGGATGAAATCCTTGTGTCCGAAATGGGCGTAATATTTCATGATGTTCCACAGCAGCGGCCTGTACCCCAGCTGAACCATCGGTTTCGGAATGTTCTCTGAATATTCGCGCAGCCTCATTCCGAGGCCTCCGCAAAACAGTACTACCTTCATAATGCTATTTGTTTTAGTCCAAAATTTCGGGTTCGGGA
This DNA window, taken from Rhodohalobacter mucosus, encodes the following:
- a CDS encoding sugar phosphate nucleotidyltransferase, yielding MKVVLFCGGLGMRLREYSENIPKPMVQLGYRPLLWNIMKYYAHFGHKDFILCLGYKGDYIKRYFVEYEEYVSNDFVLNKGSRNIELLHSDLDDWNITFVDTGMTSNVGQRLKQVEPFLEGEEMFLANYSDGLSDLPLNEMIDEFKEIDRVGSFLAYQPTQSFHVVDMGGNGDVKSISHIGDSGLWINAGFFVFKKEIFNYIGEGEELVVEPFQRLIKERQLHGYKYDGFWAALDTFKDKQLFDDLYAAGQTPWKVWEKRNQPG
- a CDS encoding putative capsular polysaccharide synthesis family protein, with the protein product MVPTGIQHTLRNLKRSHAPVARLLRYAALYKNLKPNAIIVYTMGKVGSTTVSGLLQNHKKDAFVYDVHYLNPENLKKDQQFHRKLYKKAAEQNIQVNILPDYISDGYFLRRMMKKKAWSRESLSVISLTRDPMAKYVSSFFQNAERFYAYDFQKELSQNGPEKIAEELKDLFLNHYLHKNGIDYFDSDPLTWFDEELKAIFDIDVYDSPFPHDRGYGMYSSDYCDVLVMRLEDLDDCYRSAIQQLTGVTVPRLKSENTASKKVYGGVYRAFKKNLRLPEDMLDRVYASKYATHFYTPDEITGFKKRWQQKRSSEMKRETAL
- a CDS encoding PIG-L deacetylase family protein; amino-acid sequence: MIELNLPESKERGLNILCLGAHCDDIEIGCGGTVLKLLEKYSVEKVTWVVFCSNEIRKQEAEVSANEFLASVPDKDIRVMSYRDGFLPDSWTKVKEEFESLKKEFNPDLIFTHTRQDRHQDHRTIHELTWNTFRNHMILEYEIPKYDGDLGNPNLFVPLDEQTVDQKNGILFSSFQSQLEKHWFDRELITSMMRVRGIECASKTKYAEAFYSRKICI